The Thermodesulfobacteriota bacterium genome segment GGACCCCTCGGAGCTCGAAAGGCTCTCGAAACTCATAGAGAAAAAAAAGCTGGAAATGATGGAAATAAAGGGGGGGAAATAGAGATGCCCTACCTCTTGCTGGCGCTCACGTCGTTCTTTGTCGTCACCGTCGCCGGGCTTACGCTGGGGCTCCCCTACCTTATGGAGCTTACAAGGGCGGCGCTCGAGTGGTGCCGGCACCTGATGTTGCTCTGCCTCCCCTACCTGTCGATACTCAAGGCCTCGGCACTCTGGGCGGTGGCGGGGCTCGTCTCGGGCGGGCTCGTTTACGCCTCGGTTAAGGCGGTCTCGGACGGGCTGAGGGCGAGGAGCGCGATCGAAAAGCTCCCGCTTCTCGATAAAAACCTCGGGGTCGTGCTCATAAAGGACGACTCGCTCAAGGCCGCCTTCACCCACGGGCTCCTAAGGCCCAGGGTATACCTCTCCACGGGCCTCCTGAAGGGGCTTACCAGGGAAGAGGCTCATGCGGTCCTCCTGCACGAGGCCCATCACAGAAAACATATGGACACCTTGAAATTCTTCTGCCTCTCGCTTTTCAGGAACGCCCTCTTCTACCTGCCGCTCGTCGGGTGGCTGGCCGAGCGGGTGAGGGAGAAGAGCGAGAGGGCCGCCGACGACAGCGTCGTTAAGAAGACCGGCAACGGCCTCGGCCTCGCAAGCGCGCTCGTTAAGGTGGCAAGAACGTCTACCCCCCTGCCGCTGCCCGTCTCCATAAAGGGAAGCGGCGAGACGGAAAGCAGGATAAAGAGGCTCGTGGAGGGGGAGGGGGGGGAGCCAAGGCTCTCCGTTCCGCCCCGGAGGCTGGTGGCGTCGAGTCTGGCCATAGCCGCCTTGATCGTCCTCGGCCTGTCCCTGCCGCTCCTGGCTTCGACCGACAGTTGCGATATGGACCACTGCTCCATGCACGGCCAGGATGTAGGCAACGAGTGCGAAACCCACTGCGAGACACAGGGATAACGGAGGATTTTTTTTGGCCATGCATACTACAAGGCGTAGAATAGAAATGGGGACTGGAACAGGGTTCAAAAAGGGCGCTTCCTCGATATATCCCCTGCTCATCGCCCTCGCCCTGGTACTCTCCCCGGATGAGGGCCGAGGGGCGGGGGCGGGGGGCGGGGCCGAAGGCGTTGCAATTGAGCCGGCAACGCTTAAAGAACTTATAGAATACGGGGTCGAGAACAACCCGCGCATAGGCGCGGCTAAACTCCGGTGGATGCGTGTGGCGGAAAAGTACCCGCAGGCGACCTCCTTAAGCGACCCCATGCTCACCTACACCCTCCCGATAGAAAA includes the following:
- a CDS encoding M56 family metallopeptidase, whose amino-acid sequence is MPYLLLALTSFFVVTVAGLTLGLPYLMELTRAALEWCRHLMLLCLPYLSILKASALWAVAGLVSGGLVYASVKAVSDGLRARSAIEKLPLLDKNLGVVLIKDDSLKAAFTHGLLRPRVYLSTGLLKGLTREEAHAVLLHEAHHRKHMDTLKFFCLSLFRNALFYLPLVGWLAERVREKSERAADDSVVKKTGNGLGLASALVKVARTSTPLPLPVSIKGSGETESRIKRLVEGEGGEPRLSVPPRRLVASSLAIAALIVLGLSLPLLASTDSCDMDHCSMHGQDVGNECETHCETQG